The following are from one region of the Nicotiana tabacum cultivar K326 chromosome 3, ASM71507v2, whole genome shotgun sequence genome:
- the LOC142176449 gene encoding uncharacterized protein LOC142176449, producing MKVEEMRILRWMCGHTKLDKIRNEVIRKNVGVAPVEDKMQKVRLRWFGHVKRRNNDAPLRRRERLAWEGHRRGRDRPKKYWGEVIRQDIMLLQLNEIMTMDMKVWKLRIKVKG from the coding sequence ATGAAGGTGGAGGAGATGAGAatattgaggtggatgtgcgggcataccaaGTTAGATAAAATAAGAAATGAAGTTATTCGGAAAAATGTGGGTGTGGCCCCTGTAGAAGACAAGATGCAGAAGGTGAGACTtagatggtttgggcatgtgaagaggagaaacAATGATGCTCCGTTGAGGAGGCGTGAGAGGCTGGCATGGGAGGGCCATCGGAGAGGTAGAGACAGaccgaagaagtattggggagaggtgattaggcaagatataATGTTGCTCCAGCTCAATGAGATCATGACCATGGATATGAAGGTGTGGAAGTTGAGAATAAAGGTAAAGGGTTAG